In Neoarius graeffei isolate fNeoGra1 chromosome 9, fNeoGra1.pri, whole genome shotgun sequence, one genomic interval encodes:
- the LOC132891111 gene encoding ferritin, middle subunit-like: METSQIRQNYHRDCEAAVNKMVNLELYSSYTYTSMACYFTRDDVALEGFARFFRENAHEEREHAEKFVSFQNKRGGRVFLQDVKKPERDEWGSGLEAMQCALQLEKTVNQALLDLHKLSTDNGDPHLCDFLESHYLNEQVETIKKLGDHITNLTKMDAANNRMAEYLFDKHTLGGRS, encoded by the exons ATGGAGACTTCTCAGATCCGTCAGAACTACCACCGCGACTGCGAGGCCGCCGTTAACAAGATGGTGAACCTGGAGCTTTACTCCTCCTACACCTACACCTCCATG GCCTGCTACTTTACTCGCGATGACGTCGCGCTCGAGGGTTTCGCGCGTTTCTTCAGAGAGAACGCGCACGAGGAGCGCGAGCACGCGGAGAAGTTTGTGTCCTTCCAGAACAAGAGAGGCGGCCGCGTTTTCCTCCAGGACGTCAAG AAACCAGAGCGTGATGAGTGGGGCAGTGGACTGGAGGCCATGCAGTGTGCTCTGCAGCTGGAGAAGACTGTGAACCAGGCTCTGCTGGACCTGCACAAGCTCTCCACTGATAATGGAGATCCTCAT CTCTGTGACTTCCTGGAGTCTCACTACCTGAATGAGCAGGTGGAGACCATAAAAAAACTGGGTGACCACATCACCAACCTCACAAAGATGGATGCCGCCAACAACCGTATGGCTGAGTACCTGTTTGATAAACACACCCTGGGAGGAAGGAGTTAA